Proteins encoded within one genomic window of Cytophagales bacterium:
- a CDS encoding membrane dipeptidase has protein sequence MKQQPLIFDAHLDLSMNALEWNRDLRWTVQEIRESEKGMTDKPDREKGTVTLPSLREGNIGMVIGTQIARYTKRSNTLPGASWNSPEQAWAQTQGQNAWYETMIEAGHFKLITDKTSLEEHLKQWESDPASSPIGLIRSLEGADSIVSFKHLEKSYESGLRLIGPAHYGPGTYAQGTDATGGIGQKGKDLLKEMDRLNIILDATHLCDESFWESLDHFQGPVIASHNNCRVLVPHHRQFSDEQLTTLINRGAVIGAAMDAWMLTPNWIRGKSTPQDENVNLNSVVDHIDHVCQLAGNSLHAGIGSDLDGAFGTEQSPADLDTIADLQKIPDLLKQRGYHDQDILNICSDNWINFLREAWS, from the coding sequence ATGAAACAACAACCACTAATTTTTGACGCTCACCTTGACCTTTCCATGAACGCCCTGGAGTGGAATCGCGATCTGCGCTGGACCGTTCAGGAAATTCGTGAATCGGAAAAAGGCATGACTGACAAACCCGATCGGGAAAAAGGCACCGTGACCTTGCCCAGTCTGCGGGAAGGGAACATTGGCATGGTGATCGGTACCCAAATTGCGCGATATACCAAAAGAAGCAATACGCTTCCTGGAGCAAGCTGGAACTCACCTGAACAAGCCTGGGCCCAAACACAAGGACAAAATGCCTGGTATGAAACCATGATCGAGGCTGGTCATTTCAAGTTGATCACCGATAAAACCAGCCTGGAAGAACACCTAAAGCAGTGGGAAAGTGATCCTGCCTCCTCTCCTATTGGATTGATCAGAAGCCTGGAAGGTGCAGATTCTATTGTGTCTTTCAAGCACCTGGAAAAATCCTATGAAAGTGGACTGAGGCTTATCGGTCCCGCACATTACGGACCAGGGACTTATGCACAAGGTACAGACGCCACTGGTGGGATCGGGCAAAAAGGAAAGGACTTATTGAAGGAAATGGATCGCCTGAACATCATCCTGGACGCCACTCATTTGTGTGATGAAAGCTTTTGGGAATCACTGGACCATTTTCAAGGACCGGTTATTGCCAGTCACAACAATTGTCGGGTATTGGTTCCGCACCACCGGCAATTCTCGGATGAACAGTTGACCACTCTTATCAACCGTGGAGCCGTAATTGGTGCAGCCATGGATGCCTGGATGTTGACGCCTAATTGGATTCGTGGCAAGTCTACGCCGCAAGACGAAAATGTCAACCTGAACAGTGTGGTGGATCACATTGATCATGTGTGCCAATTGGCAGGCAATTCCTTGCATGCGGGTATTGGTTCTGATCTGGATGGTGCGTTTGGTACCGAACAAAGTCCTGCAGATCTGGACACCATTGCGGACTTGCAGAAAATTCCTGACCTATTAAAACAGCGTGGATACCATGATCAGGACATCTTAAATATCTGCTCGGACAACTGGATCAATTTTTTACGTGAAGCTTGGAGTTAG
- a CDS encoding lasso peptide biosynthesis B2 protein encodes MKIPTLRTLHRYFQSSWEVKMLAIKVWIALGSGRARVCFTSFKSIAEKMGESQKETPTESWQDPVYLSQLNKVINSMSRFTPWKSNCFAQALAANQLLKKKEIPHTIYFGVMHSKDGKLKAHAWLRAGDKIVTGSYGHQAYTVTGIFGYLGK; translated from the coding sequence ATGAAGATCCCAACGCTAAGAACACTCCATCGCTATTTTCAGTCCTCCTGGGAGGTAAAGATGTTGGCCATTAAAGTTTGGATAGCTCTTGGATCAGGTAGGGCTCGAGTGTGTTTCACTTCATTTAAATCCATAGCAGAAAAAATGGGCGAATCACAAAAAGAAACTCCTACTGAAAGTTGGCAGGATCCAGTGTACCTAAGTCAGCTGAATAAAGTGATAAACTCCATGAGCAGATTTACACCCTGGAAAAGTAACTGCTTTGCACAAGCCCTTGCCGCGAACCAACTACTCAAGAAAAAAGAAATTCCTCATACCATCTATTTCGGAGTAATGCATAGCAAAGACGGGAAACTCAAAGCGCATGCCTGGCTCAGAGCAGGTGATAAAATAGTTACCGGATCTTACGGTCATCAAGCTTATACTGTAACTGGTATTTTTGGATATTTAGGCAAATAG
- a CDS encoding D-TA family PLP-dependent enzyme: protein MAEWFEFEKHEEIMSPAMIVYPERIQRNIDRMIEIAGNPDRLRPHVKTHKCPDIIRLQLQKAIYKHKCATLSEAFMLGTVGAKDVLIAYPLIGPAIDQFHTLKSYFPETKYSILVDHVDQLQPWMALEREFDVFIDLNVGMDRTGCDPREAPEILTLINDSLLNFRGWHAYDGQIHDHELKSRKRSVEKAFQPVLDLVNQTDTQAKELICGGSITLPIHAVHKNRQLSPGTTLLWDIGYGRNFPDLPFEIAAQLMARVVSLPDDNKICIDLGYKAIASEMKVPVAKFPQIPDAVIEMHSEEHMVISTSEAQKWNIGDVVFAMPYHICPSMALHDKAMAVEKGRYKEFWPIPARDRFYLVF, encoded by the coding sequence ATGGCCGAGTGGTTCGAGTTTGAAAAGCATGAGGAGATCATGTCTCCGGCGATGATCGTTTACCCCGAACGAATCCAACGAAATATTGACCGGATGATCGAAATAGCAGGGAATCCCGATCGATTGCGACCCCATGTGAAAACTCATAAGTGTCCGGATATTATTCGGCTACAGCTTCAAAAAGCCATCTACAAACACAAATGTGCCACGCTTTCGGAAGCGTTCATGTTGGGTACTGTCGGCGCAAAGGACGTATTGATCGCCTATCCATTGATAGGACCTGCCATCGATCAGTTCCATACACTGAAGAGTTATTTCCCTGAAACGAAATATTCCATTTTAGTAGATCATGTTGATCAGTTGCAGCCCTGGATGGCCTTAGAACGGGAATTTGATGTATTTATTGACCTGAATGTAGGGATGGATCGTACAGGCTGTGACCCACGTGAAGCTCCTGAGATTTTGACTTTGATCAATGATAGTCTACTGAATTTCCGAGGCTGGCATGCCTATGATGGTCAAATTCACGATCACGAACTGAAATCCAGAAAAAGATCAGTTGAAAAGGCTTTTCAACCCGTATTAGATTTGGTCAATCAGACCGACACTCAAGCGAAAGAACTTATCTGTGGCGGCAGCATAACCCTCCCTATTCACGCCGTTCACAAAAACCGACAACTTTCACCAGGAACTACTTTACTTTGGGACATTGGCTATGGCAGGAATTTTCCGGACCTCCCATTTGAAATCGCAGCTCAATTGATGGCCCGCGTGGTTAGCCTGCCAGATGATAATAAAATTTGCATTGACCTGGGCTACAAAGCCATTGCCTCAGAAATGAAGGTACCAGTCGCAAAGTTTCCTCAGATTCCTGATGCCGTCATTGAAATGCATAGTGAAGAACACATGGTGATCTCTACTTCTGAGGCCCAAAAATGGAACATCGGTGATGTAGTTTTTGCCATGCCCTACCACATCTGCCCGTCAATGGCGCTTCATGATAAAGCCATGGCCGTGGAAAAGGGACGCTATAAGGAGTTTTGGCCGATACCAGCTCGTGACCGATTTTATTTAGTATTTTAA
- a CDS encoding RidA family protein, with protein MNPIEENLQRLGLELPPAPPPAGVYKPAIVIDNMLYVSGQGPVKNDGSLIIGRVGDDMVLDQGYDAAKQVGLTMLSTIKSQLGGFDSIHRIVKTLGMVNCTPDFPNHPKVINGFSELMGELLGSDLGIGARSAVGMMLPEGIAVEIEAIFQLK; from the coding sequence ATGAACCCAATTGAAGAAAACCTACAAAGGCTAGGCCTTGAACTTCCACCAGCTCCTCCCCCAGCAGGCGTGTATAAACCTGCGATTGTCATCGACAACATGCTCTATGTTTCCGGACAAGGACCCGTCAAAAATGATGGCAGCCTGATCATCGGAAGAGTAGGTGATGACATGGTTCTGGATCAAGGATATGATGCGGCCAAACAAGTCGGGCTTACCATGCTGTCTACCATCAAAAGCCAACTTGGTGGTTTCGACAGCATCCACCGCATCGTAAAAACACTGGGCATGGTCAATTGCACACCGGATTTTCCGAATCACCCGAAAGTGATCAACGGCTTCAGCGAACTCATGGGAGAGCTTTTAGGAAGTGACCTGGGCATTGGTGCGCGAAGTGCCGTAGGCATGATGCTTCCGGAAGGTATTGCTGTAGAAATAGAAGCGATCTTCCAACTGAAGTAA
- a CDS encoding BamA/TamA family outer membrane protein, which yields MKVVLTICCVLLCLDGLGQVKEKPEKNGTWIALPAVNYSPENGLGFGGATFRVFKFNRKDTISRSSQIGGLGLYTTKNQAIFSTRYQFFTYAEKFSFSGQVRYVKFPELYYGVGQDTPNSNEERVSYQFFRFTQRVLKQVVPGLFTGAEIRYFHRYDLDLTEGGLLETTQVAGYNGSKVAGMGPVFVLDKRDNINNCFRGYYLLFSAFFHGKVLGGQFQYTNYRIDFRDYFRPFKSRDDIIAFQFLGNFIEGTAPFRQLSLFGGNSIMRGYYFGRFRDQHLLAAQVEYRMPLFWKIGAAGFIGYGNVLNRLDEFRLQDLKPSFGGGLRLKVDDKERLNLRIDMGFGEDTSGFYISVAEAF from the coding sequence GTGAAAGTTGTTTTAACCATTTGTTGTGTGCTCCTCTGTTTGGACGGCCTTGGCCAGGTCAAGGAAAAACCAGAAAAAAATGGCACCTGGATCGCGCTACCGGCAGTCAATTATTCACCGGAAAATGGACTAGGGTTTGGCGGCGCAACATTTCGTGTTTTCAAATTCAATCGAAAAGACACCATTTCAAGGTCTTCACAAATTGGGGGATTAGGCCTCTACACCACAAAAAATCAGGCCATCTTCTCGACCCGATATCAGTTTTTCACTTACGCAGAAAAGTTTTCTTTCTCAGGCCAGGTCCGATATGTAAAGTTCCCGGAGCTGTATTATGGTGTTGGACAAGACACCCCTAATTCCAATGAAGAACGGGTCTCTTATCAGTTTTTTAGATTTACCCAGCGTGTATTAAAGCAAGTCGTTCCGGGGCTATTCACCGGTGCCGAAATCCGATACTTTCATCGGTATGACCTGGACCTGACTGAAGGAGGGCTGCTCGAAACCACACAGGTGGCTGGCTACAATGGATCCAAAGTAGCCGGAATGGGACCGGTCTTTGTCCTAGACAAGCGCGACAACATCAACAATTGCTTTCGAGGGTATTACCTGCTGTTTTCCGCCTTTTTCCATGGCAAAGTGCTGGGTGGACAATTTCAATACACTAATTATCGCATCGACTTTCGGGATTATTTTCGCCCTTTCAAATCTCGAGACGATATTATCGCCTTTCAGTTTCTGGGCAATTTCATAGAAGGGACCGCCCCTTTTCGACAACTCTCTTTATTCGGTGGGAACTCCATCATGCGCGGATACTACTTTGGCCGATTCCGGGATCAGCATCTTTTGGCTGCGCAGGTCGAATATCGCATGCCGCTTTTTTGGAAAATTGGAGCAGCCGGATTCATCGGATATGGCAATGTACTCAACCGGCTGGACGAATTCCGCCTACAGGACCTCAAGCCTTCCTTTGGCGGGGGACTAAGGCTCAAGGTAGACGATAAGGAACGCCTCAATCTGCGCATCGACATGGGATTTGGAGAGGATACTTCCGGCTTCTATATTAGCGTGGCTGAAGCATTTTAG
- a CDS encoding superoxide dismutase family protein: protein MKSVWPFAFLVLFLMGCPDPADRPVEREIAGGELNALEALGDDQYITTSVNKGQVSAATEGNVVTLTIELDGFTANTSHAIHLHNGSCEDPGAHWNQNSSKSFCAEESLGVAWRKSYAGDIGNITTDSQGRGYLRLSTDLWTLNTGLDSDILNKVLVIHERGEDFGPECFILTAHDHDGNSKIACGRIELRD from the coding sequence ATGAAAAGCGTTTGGCCTTTTGCGTTTCTTGTTTTGTTCCTCATGGGTTGTCCTGATCCTGCCGATCGTCCAGTGGAAAGAGAAATAGCCGGAGGTGAACTGAATGCGCTTGAAGCACTGGGAGATGATCAATACATCACGACCTCTGTGAATAAAGGTCAGGTAAGTGCTGCTACGGAAGGTAATGTGGTCACCCTGACCATTGAATTGGATGGATTTACGGCCAATACCTCTCATGCGATTCATTTACACAATGGTTCTTGTGAAGACCCGGGAGCACATTGGAATCAAAATTCATCCAAGAGCTTTTGTGCGGAAGAGAGTCTTGGTGTTGCCTGGAGAAAATCATATGCCGGAGATATCGGTAACATTACAACAGACAGTCAGGGGCGCGGGTATTTGAGGTTAAGTACAGACCTTTGGACACTGAACACTGGCCTGGATTCTGACATACTGAATAAGGTGTTGGTGATCCACGAGCGTGGGGAAGACTTTGGTCCGGAGTGCTTCATTCTTACTGCGCATGATCACGATGGCAATTCTAAAATTGCCTGTGGACGGATTGAACTTCGTGACTGA
- a CDS encoding gluconate:H+ symporter gives MTFLPIILGIIALILLVTVVKLDAFISFMLVCLFVGLMGGLSVTDTISAIQSGIGKTLGSLVMVLGFGAMLGKLVAESGAANNITNSLVEKFGRKNIQIALIVTGFIVGIPMFYTVGFVILVPLVIAIAANTGLPLLYVGLPMLASLSVTHGFLPPHPAPTAIAEMYSADIGLTLIYGIIAGIPAIFAAKFFLRGTMQRIKPVPLEEYVVETNNEYKVPSLATSLVIALLPVVLIGGASLLKSVTGPNVILEALGNPALAMLLAVLSAIYFLGVKTGRDIKAVMKVISSAVSGVAGVLLIIAGAGAFKEIMIATEVSYAIGNLMGSMGMNPLLMAWLIAAVIRVSVGSATVSALTAAGIMVPTAAAGVVSPELLVLATGAGSITFSHINDGGFWLYKEYFNVSIKETLLSWTLMETTVSIVGLITVLILDFFV, from the coding sequence ATGACCTTTCTACCTATCATACTGGGAATCATCGCGCTGATCCTGCTGGTGACAGTCGTTAAACTGGATGCCTTCATCTCCTTCATGCTCGTCTGTTTGTTTGTCGGACTCATGGGCGGCTTATCCGTTACTGATACTATTTCAGCCATTCAAAGTGGTATTGGGAAAACACTTGGTTCACTGGTGATGGTCCTGGGATTTGGGGCCATGCTCGGCAAACTAGTCGCTGAAAGTGGCGCGGCAAATAACATTACCAATAGCCTGGTTGAGAAGTTCGGTCGCAAAAACATCCAAATCGCCCTGATTGTTACTGGCTTTATTGTGGGCATTCCTATGTTTTACACCGTCGGGTTTGTGATTCTTGTTCCTTTGGTCATAGCCATCGCCGCCAATACGGGCTTACCCTTGCTGTATGTAGGACTTCCCATGCTGGCCTCCCTATCTGTAACCCATGGTTTCCTGCCTCCACACCCGGCCCCAACAGCCATTGCAGAAATGTACTCAGCAGATATAGGATTGACGCTGATCTACGGGATCATCGCGGGCATTCCTGCCATTTTCGCCGCCAAATTCTTTTTGCGTGGCACCATGCAGCGCATCAAACCAGTTCCACTCGAAGAATATGTGGTTGAAACCAATAACGAATACAAAGTTCCTTCTCTTGCCACCAGCCTGGTGATTGCTTTATTGCCTGTGGTCCTCATAGGCGGAGCATCCCTATTAAAATCGGTAACTGGTCCCAATGTTATCCTTGAAGCACTTGGCAATCCCGCCCTGGCCATGCTGTTGGCTGTATTGAGTGCCATCTATTTCCTGGGAGTGAAAACCGGTAGAGACATCAAAGCAGTCATGAAAGTCATTTCGTCTGCTGTTTCGGGAGTGGCAGGTGTGCTCCTCATCATCGCTGGCGCTGGCGCTTTCAAAGAGATCATGATCGCTACCGAGGTTAGCTATGCTATTGGCAATCTCATGGGAAGCATGGGCATGAACCCTTTATTGATGGCCTGGCTGATCGCCGCAGTGATTCGCGTGAGTGTTGGTTCTGCCACGGTTTCTGCTTTAACTGCCGCAGGCATCATGGTCCCCACCGCAGCAGCAGGGGTCGTTTCACCAGAACTATTGGTATTGGCAACTGGTGCCGGGAGCATTACCTTCTCTCACATCAATGATGGCGGCTTCTGGCTCTACAAAGAATATTTCAACGTCAGCATCAAGGAAACGCTGCTTTCCTGGACGCTCATGGAAACCACTGTTTCTATCGTTGGCTTGATCACCGTTTTGATACTTGACTTTTTCGTATAA
- a CDS encoding nucleotidyltransferase family protein encodes MTDIPDHYFSSPGVSKEFQFLLRLISNAKHESSIDINIDKFIRMLRYHSTLLVVSKCWGTHLDEKITAAMKGHLIQQTMFQLKMVKSFVEIVKTFNQQNLSVLPLKGPSLADELLGDPVIRESQDIDLLVRPEDAESAIRLLESLGYTCENDISEFSKPQWNAFIKVVSDLVFWNKEYPFRIELHWKMFAIEELMPYSTNEIFQQSEKVAFKNCTYLRPSTEIYLVYLCLHGTKHQWYRLKWILDVHFWLKKYHQHIDGKKFLQLLVENGVEKSVSEGLFLSRKLFGSPLPTGWGEEMIEELKLSKVLEKRVQELDTDAPAAPKFYFRTHKLMALKRGVRHKLTCLVHLKHYARDWQLVQLPAYLFFMYPILRPWFFMYRKIRKAKA; translated from the coding sequence ATGACTGACATACCTGATCATTATTTCTCTTCACCTGGAGTTTCAAAAGAATTTCAATTTTTGCTCCGTTTAATTTCAAACGCCAAACATGAAAGTTCGATTGACATCAACATAGACAAGTTTATTAGGATGTTGAGGTATCACTCAACACTTTTGGTTGTGAGCAAATGTTGGGGAACACATTTGGATGAAAAAATAACAGCGGCCATGAAAGGTCATCTCATACAACAGACGATGTTTCAACTTAAAATGGTTAAGTCTTTCGTTGAAATCGTCAAAACGTTCAATCAGCAAAACCTTTCAGTTTTACCCTTAAAAGGCCCTTCATTAGCCGATGAACTATTGGGCGATCCGGTCATCAGGGAATCTCAGGATATAGACCTTCTCGTTAGGCCTGAGGATGCAGAGTCGGCAATCAGGTTGCTCGAATCGTTGGGGTACACTTGCGAGAATGATATCTCTGAATTCTCCAAACCACAATGGAATGCGTTTATCAAAGTAGTTTCGGATCTTGTCTTTTGGAATAAGGAATATCCGTTTCGAATTGAATTGCATTGGAAGATGTTTGCTATTGAGGAACTGATGCCCTACTCAACCAATGAAATCTTTCAACAATCAGAAAAAGTGGCTTTCAAAAATTGCACCTATTTAAGACCTAGTACCGAGATTTATTTGGTCTATCTGTGTTTACATGGAACGAAACACCAATGGTATCGACTCAAATGGATACTGGATGTGCATTTTTGGCTTAAAAAATATCATCAGCACATCGACGGTAAAAAATTCCTGCAACTCCTGGTTGAAAATGGTGTGGAAAAATCTGTCTCAGAAGGACTTTTTCTATCCCGCAAATTATTTGGATCACCACTGCCAACAGGTTGGGGTGAAGAGATGATCGAGGAACTGAAATTATCAAAAGTATTGGAAAAGAGAGTGCAGGAACTTGATACAGATGCCCCGGCAGCACCAAAATTTTATTTCAGAACACATAAACTAATGGCTTTGAAAAGAGGGGTAAGGCATAAATTAACCTGTTTAGTTCATTTAAAACATTATGCCAGAGATTGGCAGCTGGTCCAATTGCCGGCCTACCTGTTTTTCATGTATCCCATATTAAGACCTTGGTTCTTCATGTATCGGAAAATTCGAAAAGCAAAAGCTTAG
- a CDS encoding ABC transporter ATP-binding protein, with protein sequence MRETINSYLFALRIVWESAPKWTAYSIVIILLQGVLPILSLLVFKHVIDMVTTGQASFNEVLMPLIGMGLIQLAIATISSLSQLLSEMQQQKVRDRMAYIVQNKALNLDLSYYENPDYHNTYYKAQQEGFTRPVQVVRGIMNLLNNMVSLVFIAGLLGTMESWAAVLMVTISLPNAYVKYKFSNKSFLWRKNRIPIERESHYLNRLLTLTEYVKEMKLLRVGSVIQSKFRIIRENLYDEKKKLSVQLSINTFLAKSVEVGVEFGIYALVIYRSINGTITIGELVIFFQAFQRGKNNMTGMFSAVVVLHESRLFLSFIQQFLQLESKITEPAIPKKLPSVIQEISFESVSFQYPQSPREALTDLSTTFRPGLTAIVGENGSGKSTLVKLLCRLYDPSDGKIMIDDQPLTDFRPKEYQERISIVFQDFARYEFSFLENIELGSEGKTDRDLEQVSKISGLAEVINRYDKGLDQRLGKQFDQGTELSIGQWQKVALTRAFYNDAEIIILDEPTSAIDPLAEKKIFEYLQVLARTKIVILVTHRLYNLKQANQILVMRQGELIESGSHKELMQQKGPYHQMFKNQET encoded by the coding sequence GTGCGAGAAACCATAAACTCATACCTTTTTGCTTTACGAATTGTTTGGGAAAGTGCGCCAAAGTGGACTGCCTACTCCATAGTGATCATTTTGTTGCAAGGTGTACTCCCCATTTTATCACTGCTTGTTTTTAAGCATGTGATCGACATGGTAACAACAGGTCAGGCCTCCTTTAATGAAGTATTAATGCCACTCATTGGTATGGGCCTGATACAACTCGCTATTGCTACAATAAGCAGTTTATCACAGCTTTTAAGTGAAATGCAGCAACAAAAGGTCCGAGATCGAATGGCGTATATCGTTCAAAACAAGGCATTAAATCTGGACCTTTCATACTACGAAAACCCCGATTATCATAACACATATTACAAGGCACAACAGGAAGGTTTTACGAGGCCTGTACAAGTAGTACGTGGCATCATGAACCTGTTGAATAATATGGTGTCTTTGGTCTTCATCGCCGGATTACTTGGAACCATGGAATCCTGGGCTGCGGTGTTGATGGTAACGATTTCTCTTCCAAATGCCTACGTAAAATACAAGTTCTCCAATAAGTCCTTTTTATGGAGAAAGAATAGAATTCCGATTGAGCGGGAGTCACATTATTTGAATCGTCTACTAACACTTACGGAGTACGTTAAAGAAATGAAGTTACTCCGGGTTGGGAGTGTCATTCAAAGCAAATTCCGAATCATTCGAGAAAATCTTTACGATGAAAAGAAGAAGCTTAGCGTTCAACTATCCATCAATACTTTTCTGGCAAAATCCGTTGAAGTAGGAGTCGAATTTGGAATTTATGCCCTGGTAATCTATCGGTCTATCAATGGGACGATCACGATTGGAGAACTAGTCATCTTCTTTCAGGCCTTTCAAAGAGGTAAGAACAATATGACAGGTATGTTTTCAGCCGTTGTAGTACTTCATGAAAGTCGGCTTTTTCTTTCATTCATTCAGCAGTTTTTGCAATTAGAAAGCAAAATCACTGAACCGGCGATTCCAAAAAAATTGCCCTCAGTAATCCAGGAAATTTCATTCGAGTCCGTAAGTTTTCAATATCCGCAAAGTCCCAGAGAAGCATTAACCGACTTGTCTACAACTTTCCGCCCAGGACTCACGGCTATTGTGGGAGAGAATGGCTCCGGCAAATCCACTTTGGTGAAATTGCTATGTCGACTGTATGATCCGAGTGACGGAAAAATCATGATCGACGATCAGCCGCTGACAGATTTCAGACCGAAGGAGTATCAGGAAAGAATCAGCATTGTTTTTCAGGATTTTGCCAGGTATGAGTTTTCTTTTCTGGAAAATATAGAACTAGGTTCTGAAGGAAAAACAGATAGAGATCTGGAACAAGTGTCAAAAATTTCCGGCTTGGCTGAAGTCATCAATCGTTATGACAAGGGACTGGACCAACGATTAGGAAAGCAATTTGATCAAGGTACAGAATTGAGCATCGGCCAGTGGCAGAAAGTAGCATTAACTCGTGCATTTTACAATGATGCTGAGATCATTATTCTAGATGAGCCTACGAGCGCCATAGATCCTTTAGCTGAAAAAAAGATATTTGAATATTTACAGGTACTTGCCCGCACAAAAATCGTGATTCTGGTAACCCACAGACTTTACAATTTGAAACAGGCAAATCAAATCCTCGTCATGCGTCAGGGAGAGCTCATCGAATCAGGTAGCCATAAGGAGTTAATGCAACAAAAAGGGCCATATCACCAAATGTTTAAGAATCAGGAAACTTGA
- a CDS encoding beta-N-acetylhexosaminidase: MSHPYFSVLITFLGIFWLQSCQAPEQSIVDAPNIIPAPDSMTLSGGQLASNQTFNIVAKSEGELATAALLQEQLWLTNQVAAINTTYSAKEIEIQLQLSEEANLEKEAYELVIDNAGIKINASAAPGLFYGSQSLLQILSSKGDALPQLKITDAPRFGYRGMHLDVGRHMFPVAFIKKYIDMMSHFKFNRFHWHLTEDQGWRIEIKQYPELQNIGAFRKETAIGYATTATRDQVTYDGVPYGGFYTQEDVKEIVAYAQERHIMVIPEIELPGHASAALAAYPHLGCTGGPYHTATTWGVFQDIYCVGQESTFEFLENVFDEVLPLFPGPYVHIGGDEAPKSRWENCPHAQQRMKEEGLANESELQSYFVQRIEKFLNSRGKSIIGWDEILEGGLAPNAIVMSWRGEEGGIEAAKENHQVIMTPGEWCYFDYYQADMEAEPLAIKRITAVEKVYSYEPVPPSLSEEEQHLVLGAQCNLWSQYITSSDHAEYMVYPRALAMSEVLWSPKGNRDYEKFVKRASSIRPLMDAWEINYATHIFDQKQD; this comes from the coding sequence ATGTCCCACCCCTACTTCAGCGTCCTCATTACTTTTTTGGGGATTTTTTGGCTTCAATCCTGTCAGGCTCCTGAGCAGTCAATAGTTGATGCTCCCAATATCATCCCAGCTCCGGATTCCATGACCCTTTCTGGTGGACAACTAGCCAGCAATCAGACATTTAATATCGTAGCAAAATCAGAAGGAGAATTAGCCACAGCAGCGCTTCTGCAGGAACAACTTTGGCTGACCAACCAGGTCGCAGCGATTAACACCACCTACTCGGCAAAGGAAATTGAAATCCAACTTCAATTGTCTGAAGAGGCGAACCTCGAAAAAGAAGCCTATGAATTGGTCATCGATAATGCTGGAATCAAGATCAATGCTTCGGCAGCGCCCGGATTATTTTATGGTTCACAAAGTTTGCTTCAGATCCTTTCATCAAAAGGGGATGCTTTACCACAATTGAAAATCACGGATGCTCCAAGGTTTGGTTACCGAGGCATGCATTTGGATGTCGGCCGCCACATGTTTCCGGTGGCATTCATCAAGAAATACATCGACATGATGTCACACTTCAAATTCAACAGGTTCCATTGGCACCTGACCGAAGATCAAGGTTGGCGCATTGAGATCAAACAATATCCCGAATTACAGAACATAGGTGCTTTCCGTAAGGAAACGGCCATCGGTTATGCGACTACTGCCACCCGGGACCAGGTCACCTACGATGGTGTCCCTTACGGTGGCTTCTACACCCAGGAAGACGTAAAAGAAATTGTGGCTTATGCGCAGGAAAGGCACATCATGGTCATACCAGAGATTGAATTACCTGGACATGCCAGTGCTGCATTGGCCGCCTATCCGCATCTTGGATGCACCGGAGGGCCTTATCATACCGCCACTACCTGGGGAGTGTTTCAGGACATCTATTGTGTAGGTCAAGAATCTACTTTTGAGTTTTTGGAGAATGTTTTTGATGAAGTATTGCCACTATTCCCGGGGCCATATGTACATATCGGAGGAGATGAAGCGCCAAAGTCCCGATGGGAAAATTGCCCGCATGCGCAGCAACGTATGAAGGAGGAAGGTTTGGCCAATGAAAGCGAGCTACAAAGCTACTTTGTGCAACGCATCGAAAAATTCCTTAACAGCCGCGGAAAATCGATCATTGGTTGGGATGAAATCCTGGAAGGGGGCCTGGCTCCCAATGCCATTGTCATGAGCTGGCGGGGTGAAGAAGGGGGAATTGAAGCGGCAAAAGAGAACCATCAGGTCATCATGACTCCCGGGGAATGGTGCTATTTCGATTATTATCAGGCAGACATGGAAGCCGAGCCCTTGGCCATCAAGCGAATCACGGCTGTCGAAAAAGTATATAGTTATGAGCCGGTTCCACCATCATTATCAGAGGAAGAACAACATTTAGTACTCGGTGCGCAGTGTAACCTATGGTCCCAATACATCACCTCATCTGATCACGCCGAATACATGGTGTACCCAAGGGCTTTAGCCATGTCGGAAGTACTCTGGTCTCCTAAAGGAAATCGGGATTACGAAAAATTTGTAAAACGCGCCAGCAGCATCCGACCTTTGATGGATGCCTGGGAAATCAATTATGCCACCCATATTTTTGATCAAAAGCAAGACTAA